Proteins from one Cyclopterus lumpus isolate fCycLum1 chromosome 11, fCycLum1.pri, whole genome shotgun sequence genomic window:
- the ints8 gene encoding integrator complex subunit 8 isoform X1, producing the protein MSKRRMNNARMSSETVDRVAAVVGSRPSTPLQTSWFEFLLDGSLLEKHLQKSYPDPLPVQLIIQFLEQASKPSVNEQNQVQPPADNRRNRTLKLLALEVAAHMKWDLDALEKGLTIPVLNMLLNELLCVSKVPPGVKHVDLELSTLPPTTAMAVIIYNRWAIRTIVLSSFPEKQTKPGPHQMNMLSIVQQEKEMTENILTVLKEQATDSISVLEGALQLKKDFYVHTLRTLDLLAADAAPNGETESSTAGLRISADELHCQVHYDLGGIFFQQGCTDQTAYKKARDHFRQTKELLTKLDSTVHVHLDEKRLAGYWNACRALTEDCDPSDSQNMPYNQINSLIRAHSYQAVIESFIKDNVCRSLPNNFRRSVLREFLYKVHQGESSLDEVCYKLCVCNAVRDALEGEVLSVRFQQLLLKPSKRMVDFILEVCTLSLEKDRPSETSRRNMATFMKTLCETLEELPLLFMVSSHKLFMELLKEEERKVLVEQLRKRSTTINLSAKPLPSFYDIPASASVSIGQLEQQLILLLEPRRIRQILIELHGIAERPFWRVNSKWEVPPDYIHVILGIKDNLTKDLVYILMAKGLHCISIKDFAHARQLFSACLELVTEFSPKLRQVMLNEMLLLEVRAHEAMAAEGCKERPPPDLVSRVRGYLEMRIHDLPLRQVVGEECVAFMLNWRENDYLTLQVPPSLVMNNPYIKLGQLLASTCKELPGPKECRRTAKELWDVVVQICSVSIQHKRNHDGRVGLIKHRESSMGILYRSKLITFIKKLREPLVLTTLISLFVRLHSIVRDDIVNEVTAEHLSIWPSTILNIQAVDVEAVAVTVKELVSYALTLNPNNQSWLITQADIYFVTNQYSAALNLYLQAGAVCSDFFTKAVPPDVYSDQVLKRMIKCCSMMNCHTQVAVLCQFLREVDYMTAFKALQEQNSHDAMDSFYDYIWDVTILEYLTHIHHKRGETEKRQIAIKAIGQTELNTSNPEEVLQLAAQKRKKRFLQAMAKLYF; encoded by the exons GCGAGGATGAGTTCGGAGACGGTGGACCGGGTGGCTGCCGTGGTCGGCAGTCGGCCCAGCACGCCTCTTCAGACGTCCTGGTTTGAGTTCCTCCTGGACGGCAGCCTGCTGGAGAAACACCTACAGAAGTCCTACCCAG ACCCGTTACCGGTGCAGCTGATCATCCAGTTCCTGGAGCAGGCGTCCAAGCCCTCCGTGAACGAGCAGAACCAGGTGCAGCCTCCAGCGGATAACCGCAGGAACCGCACCCTGAAGCTGCTGGCACTGGAAGTAGCCGCCCACATGAAGTGGGATCTGGATGCTCTTGAGAAAGG CTTGACCATTCCCGTATTAAATATGCTCCTGAACGAGCTCCTGTGTGTGAGCAAAGTGCCACCGGGGGTGAAACATGTGGACCTGGAGCTGTCCACTTTGCCTCCTACTACAGCCATGGCTGTCATCATATACAACCGCTG GGCCATCAGAACCATCGTGCTAAGCAGCTTTCCAGAGAAGCAGACCAAACCGGGGCCTCACCAGATGAACAT GTTAAGCATTGtgcagcaggagaaagagaTGACCGAAAACATCCTTACTGTG CTGAAGGAGCAGGCGACCGACTCCATCAGTGTCCTGGAAGGAGCTCTGCAGCTTAAGAAAGACTTTTACGTCCACACCCTGAGGACTCTGGATCTGCTGGCTGCCGACGCCGCCCCCAACGGAGAGACGGAGTCCTCGACCGCGGGGCTTCGCATCAGTGCGGATGAGCTGCATTGTCAG GTGCATTATGATTTGGGAGGTATTTTCTTCCAACAAGGCTGCACAGACCAGACGGCCTACAAGAAGGCCCGGGACCACTTCAGACAGACAAAGGAACTGTTAACTAAG ctgGACTCTACTGTCCATGTGCACCTGGATGAGAAACGTCTGGCCGGCTATTGGAACGCCTGCAGGGCTTTGACCGAAGACTGCGACCCCTCCGACTCCCAGAACATGCCCTACAATCAGATCAACAGCCTGATCCGGGCGCACAGCTACCAG GCTGTCATTGAGTCCTTCATCAAAGACAACGTGTGCCGCAGTTTGCCCAACAACTTCCGGCGTTCTGTACTCAGAGAGTTCCTGTACAAAGTCCACCAAGG GGAATCGAGCCTGGATGAGGTCTGCTACAAGCTATGCGTTTGCAACGCCGTCCGAGACGCATTGGAAGGGGAGGTCCTCAGTGTGCGtttccagcagctgctgctcaaGCCCAGTAAAAGGATGGTGGACTTCATTTTAGAG GTGTGCACGCtttctctggagaaggaccgaCCGTCTGAGACATCCAGAAGAAACATGGCCACTTTCATGAA GACTCTGTGTGAAACCCTGGAGGAGCTGCCGCTGCTGTTCATGGTGTCCTCTCACAAGCTCTTCATGGAGCtgttgaaggaggaggagaggaaggtcctggtggagcagctgaggaagagATCGACCACGATCAACCTCAGCGCCAAGCCTCTGCCCTCTTTCTATGACATTCCAG CGTCGGCGAGTGTGAGCATCGGGCAGCTCGAGCAGCAGCTCATCCTTTTACTGGAGCCGCGGCGGATCAGACAGATCCTCATCGAGCTCCACGGCATTGCGGAACGACCTTTCTGGAGGGTTAACAGCAAG tGGGAAGTTCCTCCGGACTACATCCACGTGATCCTCGGCATTAAAGACAACCTGACAAAGGACCTGGTTTACATCCTCATGGCCAAAGGACTCCACTGCATATCTATAAAG GACTTCGCCCACGCTCGGCAGCTTTTCTCCGCCTGCCTGGAGCTCGTCACCGAGTTCTCCCCGAAGCTGAGGCAGGTGATGCTAAacgagatgctgctgctggaggtccGCGCGCACGAGGCGATGGCAGCCGAGGGCTGCAAGGAGCGGCCGCCCCCCGACCTGGTCAGCAGGGTCAGAGGGTACCTGGAGATGAGGATTCACG ATCTGCCGCTGCGTCAGGTGGTAGGAGAGGAGTGTGTCGCCTTCATGTTGAACTGGAGGGAGAACGATTACCTGACTCTGCAGGTGCCTCCATCTCTGGTCATGAACAACCCGTACATCAAG CTCGGCCAGCTCCTGGCGTCAACCTGCAAAGAGCTCCCAGGTCCTAAAGAGTGTCGGCGCACGGCCAAGGAGCTGTGGGACGTGGTGGTGCAGATCTGCAGCGTGTCCATCCAGCACAAGAGGAACCACGACGGCAGAGTGGGCCTCATCAAACACAGAGAGTCCTCCATGGGCATCCTCTACCG GAGCAAATTAATCACTTTCATCAAGAAACTCAGA GAGCCGTTGGTGCTGACGACCCTCATCTCGCTGTTCGTGAGGCTCCACAGCATAGTGCGG GATGATATTGTAAATGAAGTGACAGCAGAACACCTCTCCATCTGGCCATCTACTATTCTAAA cataCAGGCCGTAGACGTGGAAGCTGTGGCCGTGACGGTCAAAGAGCTGGTGTCCTACGCCCTCACCCTGAACCCTAATAATCAGTCGTGGCTCATCACACAGGCTGATATCTACTTTG TGACCAATCAATACTCTGCAGCACTAAACCTTTACCTCCAGGCCGGAGCCGTGTGCTCGGACTTCTTCACCAAAGCTGTGCCCCCCGACGTCTACAGCGACCAG GTCCTGAAGAGGATGATCAAGTGCTGTTCAATGATGAACTGccacacacag GTTGCCGTTCTCTGTCAGTTCCTCCGAGAGGTGGACTACATGACGGCTTTTAAAGCGCTTCAAGAACAGAACAG TCACGATGCCATGGACTCGTTCTACGACTACATCTGGGACGTCACCATCCTGGAATACCTCACGC ATATTCATCACAAACGGGGCGAGACGGAGAAGAGACAAATAGCG ATAAAGGCGATCGGGCAGACGGAGCTGAACACCAGTAACCCAGAAGAAGTGCTGCAGCTGGCTGctcagaagaggaagaagagattcCTGCAGGCGATGGCCAAGCTGTATTTCTAG
- the ints8 gene encoding integrator complex subunit 8 isoform X2, whose protein sequence is MSSETVDRVAAVVGSRPSTPLQTSWFEFLLDGSLLEKHLQKSYPDPLPVQLIIQFLEQASKPSVNEQNQVQPPADNRRNRTLKLLALEVAAHMKWDLDALEKGLTIPVLNMLLNELLCVSKVPPGVKHVDLELSTLPPTTAMAVIIYNRWAIRTIVLSSFPEKQTKPGPHQMNMLSIVQQEKEMTENILTVLKEQATDSISVLEGALQLKKDFYVHTLRTLDLLAADAAPNGETESSTAGLRISADELHCQVHYDLGGIFFQQGCTDQTAYKKARDHFRQTKELLTKLDSTVHVHLDEKRLAGYWNACRALTEDCDPSDSQNMPYNQINSLIRAHSYQAVIESFIKDNVCRSLPNNFRRSVLREFLYKVHQGESSLDEVCYKLCVCNAVRDALEGEVLSVRFQQLLLKPSKRMVDFILEVCTLSLEKDRPSETSRRNMATFMKTLCETLEELPLLFMVSSHKLFMELLKEEERKVLVEQLRKRSTTINLSAKPLPSFYDIPASASVSIGQLEQQLILLLEPRRIRQILIELHGIAERPFWRVNSKWEVPPDYIHVILGIKDNLTKDLVYILMAKGLHCISIKDFAHARQLFSACLELVTEFSPKLRQVMLNEMLLLEVRAHEAMAAEGCKERPPPDLVSRVRGYLEMRIHDLPLRQVVGEECVAFMLNWRENDYLTLQVPPSLVMNNPYIKLGQLLASTCKELPGPKECRRTAKELWDVVVQICSVSIQHKRNHDGRVGLIKHRESSMGILYRSKLITFIKKLREPLVLTTLISLFVRLHSIVRDDIVNEVTAEHLSIWPSTILNIQAVDVEAVAVTVKELVSYALTLNPNNQSWLITQADIYFVTNQYSAALNLYLQAGAVCSDFFTKAVPPDVYSDQVLKRMIKCCSMMNCHTQVAVLCQFLREVDYMTAFKALQEQNSHDAMDSFYDYIWDVTILEYLTHIHHKRGETEKRQIAIKAIGQTELNTSNPEEVLQLAAQKRKKRFLQAMAKLYF, encoded by the exons ATGAGTTCGGAGACGGTGGACCGGGTGGCTGCCGTGGTCGGCAGTCGGCCCAGCACGCCTCTTCAGACGTCCTGGTTTGAGTTCCTCCTGGACGGCAGCCTGCTGGAGAAACACCTACAGAAGTCCTACCCAG ACCCGTTACCGGTGCAGCTGATCATCCAGTTCCTGGAGCAGGCGTCCAAGCCCTCCGTGAACGAGCAGAACCAGGTGCAGCCTCCAGCGGATAACCGCAGGAACCGCACCCTGAAGCTGCTGGCACTGGAAGTAGCCGCCCACATGAAGTGGGATCTGGATGCTCTTGAGAAAGG CTTGACCATTCCCGTATTAAATATGCTCCTGAACGAGCTCCTGTGTGTGAGCAAAGTGCCACCGGGGGTGAAACATGTGGACCTGGAGCTGTCCACTTTGCCTCCTACTACAGCCATGGCTGTCATCATATACAACCGCTG GGCCATCAGAACCATCGTGCTAAGCAGCTTTCCAGAGAAGCAGACCAAACCGGGGCCTCACCAGATGAACAT GTTAAGCATTGtgcagcaggagaaagagaTGACCGAAAACATCCTTACTGTG CTGAAGGAGCAGGCGACCGACTCCATCAGTGTCCTGGAAGGAGCTCTGCAGCTTAAGAAAGACTTTTACGTCCACACCCTGAGGACTCTGGATCTGCTGGCTGCCGACGCCGCCCCCAACGGAGAGACGGAGTCCTCGACCGCGGGGCTTCGCATCAGTGCGGATGAGCTGCATTGTCAG GTGCATTATGATTTGGGAGGTATTTTCTTCCAACAAGGCTGCACAGACCAGACGGCCTACAAGAAGGCCCGGGACCACTTCAGACAGACAAAGGAACTGTTAACTAAG ctgGACTCTACTGTCCATGTGCACCTGGATGAGAAACGTCTGGCCGGCTATTGGAACGCCTGCAGGGCTTTGACCGAAGACTGCGACCCCTCCGACTCCCAGAACATGCCCTACAATCAGATCAACAGCCTGATCCGGGCGCACAGCTACCAG GCTGTCATTGAGTCCTTCATCAAAGACAACGTGTGCCGCAGTTTGCCCAACAACTTCCGGCGTTCTGTACTCAGAGAGTTCCTGTACAAAGTCCACCAAGG GGAATCGAGCCTGGATGAGGTCTGCTACAAGCTATGCGTTTGCAACGCCGTCCGAGACGCATTGGAAGGGGAGGTCCTCAGTGTGCGtttccagcagctgctgctcaaGCCCAGTAAAAGGATGGTGGACTTCATTTTAGAG GTGTGCACGCtttctctggagaaggaccgaCCGTCTGAGACATCCAGAAGAAACATGGCCACTTTCATGAA GACTCTGTGTGAAACCCTGGAGGAGCTGCCGCTGCTGTTCATGGTGTCCTCTCACAAGCTCTTCATGGAGCtgttgaaggaggaggagaggaaggtcctggtggagcagctgaggaagagATCGACCACGATCAACCTCAGCGCCAAGCCTCTGCCCTCTTTCTATGACATTCCAG CGTCGGCGAGTGTGAGCATCGGGCAGCTCGAGCAGCAGCTCATCCTTTTACTGGAGCCGCGGCGGATCAGACAGATCCTCATCGAGCTCCACGGCATTGCGGAACGACCTTTCTGGAGGGTTAACAGCAAG tGGGAAGTTCCTCCGGACTACATCCACGTGATCCTCGGCATTAAAGACAACCTGACAAAGGACCTGGTTTACATCCTCATGGCCAAAGGACTCCACTGCATATCTATAAAG GACTTCGCCCACGCTCGGCAGCTTTTCTCCGCCTGCCTGGAGCTCGTCACCGAGTTCTCCCCGAAGCTGAGGCAGGTGATGCTAAacgagatgctgctgctggaggtccGCGCGCACGAGGCGATGGCAGCCGAGGGCTGCAAGGAGCGGCCGCCCCCCGACCTGGTCAGCAGGGTCAGAGGGTACCTGGAGATGAGGATTCACG ATCTGCCGCTGCGTCAGGTGGTAGGAGAGGAGTGTGTCGCCTTCATGTTGAACTGGAGGGAGAACGATTACCTGACTCTGCAGGTGCCTCCATCTCTGGTCATGAACAACCCGTACATCAAG CTCGGCCAGCTCCTGGCGTCAACCTGCAAAGAGCTCCCAGGTCCTAAAGAGTGTCGGCGCACGGCCAAGGAGCTGTGGGACGTGGTGGTGCAGATCTGCAGCGTGTCCATCCAGCACAAGAGGAACCACGACGGCAGAGTGGGCCTCATCAAACACAGAGAGTCCTCCATGGGCATCCTCTACCG GAGCAAATTAATCACTTTCATCAAGAAACTCAGA GAGCCGTTGGTGCTGACGACCCTCATCTCGCTGTTCGTGAGGCTCCACAGCATAGTGCGG GATGATATTGTAAATGAAGTGACAGCAGAACACCTCTCCATCTGGCCATCTACTATTCTAAA cataCAGGCCGTAGACGTGGAAGCTGTGGCCGTGACGGTCAAAGAGCTGGTGTCCTACGCCCTCACCCTGAACCCTAATAATCAGTCGTGGCTCATCACACAGGCTGATATCTACTTTG TGACCAATCAATACTCTGCAGCACTAAACCTTTACCTCCAGGCCGGAGCCGTGTGCTCGGACTTCTTCACCAAAGCTGTGCCCCCCGACGTCTACAGCGACCAG GTCCTGAAGAGGATGATCAAGTGCTGTTCAATGATGAACTGccacacacag GTTGCCGTTCTCTGTCAGTTCCTCCGAGAGGTGGACTACATGACGGCTTTTAAAGCGCTTCAAGAACAGAACAG TCACGATGCCATGGACTCGTTCTACGACTACATCTGGGACGTCACCATCCTGGAATACCTCACGC ATATTCATCACAAACGGGGCGAGACGGAGAAGAGACAAATAGCG ATAAAGGCGATCGGGCAGACGGAGCTGAACACCAGTAACCCAGAAGAAGTGCTGCAGCTGGCTGctcagaagaggaagaagagattcCTGCAGGCGATGGCCAAGCTGTATTTCTAG
- the LOC117739024 gene encoding G1/S-specific cyclin-E2-like, which translates to MSRRSVRLQRRSENVPGQRGKVTTQSNRRRVQPLSKLQCEKNQLVPKGVAKPSVLTEASEKRVMGGSDAAAPSTESLLRPSPLPHLGWGSPADVWEKMVGREQNYRHSKSFMQKHPTIQPRMRSILLDWLIEVSEAYTLHRQTFYLAQDYFDRFMLTQDNIEKGLLQLIGITCLFIASKMEEACPPKLSQMAYVTAGTYYEEEILHMELIILKALSWNVCPETSVSWLKLYFQVASMNAGSDLLQPQFPQDAYVEMTRLLDLCILHINALDFEYRVLAASVLSHFIQREMAEKVSGLPRDAVQLCIDWMAPFVESVNGFGRTTLKEFVGVKEEDRHDVQTHTDYMAMLAVSQEENSQFLTPPNSTEKTCTH; encoded by the exons ATGTCCAGACGAAG CGTTCGGCTCCAAAGAAGATCTGAAAATGTTCCAGGGCAGAGGGGCAAAGTGACCACG CAAAGCAACAGAAGGAGGGTCCAGCCCCTGTCAAAGCTGCAGTGTGAGAAG aACCAGCTGGTTCCTAAAGGCGTCGCCAAGCCGTCCGTTCTCACTGAGGCTTCTGAGAAGAGAGTTATGGGTGGCAGTGATGCAGCCGCCCCATCCACAGAGTCTCTACTGCGCCCATCGCCTTTGCCTCATCTTGG ATGGGGATCTCCTGCAGACGTGTGGGAGAAGATGGTCGGCAGGGAGCAGAATTACAGACACAGCAAGAGCTTCATGCAGAAACATCCCACAATACAACCCCGAATGAGATCAATACTCCTCGACTGGTTAATTGAG GTGAGCGAGGCCTACACTCTCCACCGGCAGACGTTCTACCTGGCTCAGGACTACTTTGACCGCTTCATGCTGACGCAGGACAACATTGAGAAGGGCCTGCTGCAGCTCATTGGGATAACATGTCTCTTTATAGCATCAAAGATGGAG GAGGCCTGTCCTCCGAAGCTCTCCCAGATGGCTTATGTGACTGCAGGGACCTACTATGAAGAGGAGATCCTTCACATGGAGTTAATCATTTTGAAG GCGCTGAGCTGGAACGTTTGTCCCGAAACGAGCGTCTCGTGGCTGAAGCTTTACTTCCAGGTGGCGTCGATGAACGCCGGCTCCGACCTGCTGCAGCCGCAGTTTCCACAGGACGCTTACGTAGAAATGACGCGG CTGTTAGACCTGTGTATCCTCCACATAAACGCTCTGGACTTTGAGTATAGAGTGTTGGCTGCCTCCGTCCTGAGCCATTTCATTCAAAGGGAAATGGCTGAGAAGGTTTCAG GTCTGCCGAGAGACGCCGTCCAGCTGTGCATCGACTGGATGGCCCCCTTTGTGGAGTCGGTGAACGGGTTCGGCAGAACGACGCTCAAGGAGTTTGTCGGAGTAAAGGAAGAAGACAGACACGATGTCCAGACGCACACGGACTACATGGCCATGCTG GCTGTCAGTCAAGAGGAAAACAGCCAGTTCCTCACTCCTCCCAACAGCACAGAGAAAACCTGCACACACTGA
- the LOC117739437 gene encoding T-cell differentiation antigen CD6-like isoform X1 encodes MKLVLIVLLSCLCQALLNSSTQTEPTDVQVTAEGNNTRWIKQEEFHSDPYIHSLAGKCRWKLRMRGNRSGDVVALPAVSPDVLVEQMCQDLDCGSVYHVNRTSSPPNARCFHDCLYRDGRLQNCSQSVGGNCTVIAEAICGHQAVRLAGGPDRCAGRVELWRDGRWGTVCDDQWDLRDADVVCAQLGCGYALSVTGQGGSFPPGRGPVHLDELNCTGREENLWACPAAQDEPDCGHKEDAGVVCSEMRAVRLTGGLDRCSGKVEVHRNGRWGTVCDNCWNKNMASVVCSMLRCGAEPQKYSQFLPPLALNDGPLWFYLCDRNVQTLWQCMEFVNQTHLCMSSKASGVICNGSLGFPAATTTTTTTTNATVLTSWTTGATSVVRAEDSHFPSPELLSTITLALLLLVVLIINSVLCCHYRRRHAFWLQHTRSSPRPISEHHHNSYQGAVDLVNVTPQPLQTEVLSNPRHFWTQLSSVDSTSVDTDYEQYETSNEPPAPLSTFRNSQRYRADVNPLMRPSGLKSLCEEPPEATEEVMGVFTSYNGGPAAAHCARVSKISVDSFDTSSTSSGERSDNTNDGYVLVTADPGPTQSSVASDARDPSKLVYGEGQLNKQATDLQNSGDEDDGPIYSNVSHDQDSPPEDDYDDIDTPQ; translated from the exons ATGAAGCTGGTTTTAATTGTGCTGCTAAGCTGTCTGTGCCAAG CTTTGCTGAACTCATCCACTCAAACAGAGCCTACTGATGTCCAGGTGACAGCAGAGGGAAATAATACAAGATGGATTAAACAAGAGGAATTCCACA gtgacCCTTACATCCACAGCCTCGCTGGTAAATGCCGCTGGAAACTGAGGATGCGTGGAAACCGGAGCGGTGATGTGGTGGCATTGCCAGCCGTCTCTCCAGATGTGCTGGTCGAACAGATGTGTCAGGATCTGGACTGCGGCAGCGTCTATCATGTGAATAGAACCAGCTCCCCTCCCAATGCCCGCTGCTTTCACGACTGCTTGTACCGAGATGGTCGCTTGCAGAACTGTTCACAGAGTGTGGGAGGGAACTGCACTGTGATTGCCGAAGCAATTTGTG GCCACCAGGCTGTGCGGCTGGCAGGAGGGCCAGACCGCTGCGCCGGGCGGGTGGAGCTGTGGAGAGACGGGAGGTGGGGCACCGTGTGCGACGACCAGTGGGACCTGCGGGACGCCGACGTGGTGTGCGCCCAGCTCGGCTGCGGCTACGCCCTCAGTGTGACGGGACAGGGCGGCTCCTTCCCCCCGGGCAGGGGACCGGTCCACCTGGACGAGCTGAACTGTAccggcagagaggagaacctgtGGGCCTGTCCGGCCGCACAGGACGAGCCCGACTGCGGACACAAAGAAGACGCTGGGGTCGTATGCTCAG aGATGAGAGCGGTCCGACTGACTGGGGGTCTGGACCGATGCTCTGGTAAAGTGGAGGTCCACCGCAATGGCCGCTGGGGCACCGTGTGTGATAACTGCTGGAACAAGAACATGGCCTCCGTGGTGTGCTCCATGCTGCGGTGCGGTGCCGAGCCGCAGAAGTACTCTcagtttcttcctcctctcgccCTCAACGACGGGCCGTTGTGGTTCTATCTATGCGATCGAAACGTGCAGACTCTGTGGCAGTGCATGGAGTTCGTCAACCAAACGCACCTGTGCATGTCCTCAAAGGCATCCGGGGTCATCTGTAATG GTTCCCTCGGGTTTCCggcagccaccaccaccaccaccaccaccacaaatGCAACTGTATTGACCAGTTGGACGACTG GAGCCACCTCAGTCGTTCGTGCTGAAGACTCCCACTTCCCGTCTCCAGAGCTCCTCAGCACCATCACTCTggctctcctcctgctcgtGGTTCTCATCATAAACTCGGTGCTCTGCTGCCATTACAGAAGACGGCACG CGTTCTGGCTCCAGCACACTCGCTCCAGCCCACGACCGATCTCCGAACATCATCACAACAGCTACCAAGGCGCCGTCGACCTCGTCAATGTCACTCCCCAACCACTGCAGACAGAAG TCCTCTCCAATCCCAGGCATTTTTGGACCCAGCTAAGTAGCGTTGACAGCACGTCAGTAGATACAGACTATGAGCAGTATGAGACAAGCAATGAGCCGCCGGCCCCTTTATCAACCTTTCGGA ATTCTCAGAGGTACAGAGCAGACGTGAACCCTTTGATGAGGCCTTCAGGTCTCAAGAGCCTCTGTGAGGAAC CTCCTGAAGCCACAGAGGAAGTGATGGGAGTATTTACAAGCTACAACGGCGGCCCCGCGGCGGCCCACTGTGCCCGAGTGTCAAAGATCTCAGTGGACTCATTCGATACCTCCAGCACCTCCTCCGGGGAACGCTCCGACAACACAAACGACGGCTACGTCCTGGTCACCGCAG ATCCAGGACCGACCCAGTCTTCTGTCGCCAGCGACGCCCGTGACCCCTCAAAGCTCGTCTACGGCGAAGGTCAACTGAACAAGCAAGCGACCGACCTGCAGAATTCAG GTGACGAAGATGACGGTCCCATCTACTCCAACGTGAGCCACGACCAAGACTCTCCACCCGAGGACGACTACGATGACATCGACACCCCGCAGTAA
- the LOC117739437 gene encoding T-cell differentiation antigen CD6-like isoform X2: protein MRGNRSGDVVALPAVSPDVLVEQMCQDLDCGSVYHVNRTSSPPNARCFHDCLYRDGRLQNCSQSVGGNCTVIAEAICGHQAVRLAGGPDRCAGRVELWRDGRWGTVCDDQWDLRDADVVCAQLGCGYALSVTGQGGSFPPGRGPVHLDELNCTGREENLWACPAAQDEPDCGHKEDAGVVCSEMRAVRLTGGLDRCSGKVEVHRNGRWGTVCDNCWNKNMASVVCSMLRCGAEPQKYSQFLPPLALNDGPLWFYLCDRNVQTLWQCMEFVNQTHLCMSSKASGVICNGSLGFPAATTTTTTTTNATVLTSWTTGATSVVRAEDSHFPSPELLSTITLALLLLVVLIINSVLCCHYRRRHAFWLQHTRSSPRPISEHHHNSYQGAVDLVNVTPQPLQTEVLSNPRHFWTQLSSVDSTSVDTDYEQYETSNEPPAPLSTFRNSQRYRADVNPLMRPSGLKSLCEEPPEATEEVMGVFTSYNGGPAAAHCARVSKISVDSFDTSSTSSGERSDNTNDGYVLVTADPGPTQSSVASDARDPSKLVYGEGQLNKQATDLQNSGDEDDGPIYSNVSHDQDSPPEDDYDDIDTPQ from the exons ATGCGTGGAAACCGGAGCGGTGATGTGGTGGCATTGCCAGCCGTCTCTCCAGATGTGCTGGTCGAACAGATGTGTCAGGATCTGGACTGCGGCAGCGTCTATCATGTGAATAGAACCAGCTCCCCTCCCAATGCCCGCTGCTTTCACGACTGCTTGTACCGAGATGGTCGCTTGCAGAACTGTTCACAGAGTGTGGGAGGGAACTGCACTGTGATTGCCGAAGCAATTTGTG GCCACCAGGCTGTGCGGCTGGCAGGAGGGCCAGACCGCTGCGCCGGGCGGGTGGAGCTGTGGAGAGACGGGAGGTGGGGCACCGTGTGCGACGACCAGTGGGACCTGCGGGACGCCGACGTGGTGTGCGCCCAGCTCGGCTGCGGCTACGCCCTCAGTGTGACGGGACAGGGCGGCTCCTTCCCCCCGGGCAGGGGACCGGTCCACCTGGACGAGCTGAACTGTAccggcagagaggagaacctgtGGGCCTGTCCGGCCGCACAGGACGAGCCCGACTGCGGACACAAAGAAGACGCTGGGGTCGTATGCTCAG aGATGAGAGCGGTCCGACTGACTGGGGGTCTGGACCGATGCTCTGGTAAAGTGGAGGTCCACCGCAATGGCCGCTGGGGCACCGTGTGTGATAACTGCTGGAACAAGAACATGGCCTCCGTGGTGTGCTCCATGCTGCGGTGCGGTGCCGAGCCGCAGAAGTACTCTcagtttcttcctcctctcgccCTCAACGACGGGCCGTTGTGGTTCTATCTATGCGATCGAAACGTGCAGACTCTGTGGCAGTGCATGGAGTTCGTCAACCAAACGCACCTGTGCATGTCCTCAAAGGCATCCGGGGTCATCTGTAATG GTTCCCTCGGGTTTCCggcagccaccaccaccaccaccaccaccacaaatGCAACTGTATTGACCAGTTGGACGACTG GAGCCACCTCAGTCGTTCGTGCTGAAGACTCCCACTTCCCGTCTCCAGAGCTCCTCAGCACCATCACTCTggctctcctcctgctcgtGGTTCTCATCATAAACTCGGTGCTCTGCTGCCATTACAGAAGACGGCACG CGTTCTGGCTCCAGCACACTCGCTCCAGCCCACGACCGATCTCCGAACATCATCACAACAGCTACCAAGGCGCCGTCGACCTCGTCAATGTCACTCCCCAACCACTGCAGACAGAAG TCCTCTCCAATCCCAGGCATTTTTGGACCCAGCTAAGTAGCGTTGACAGCACGTCAGTAGATACAGACTATGAGCAGTATGAGACAAGCAATGAGCCGCCGGCCCCTTTATCAACCTTTCGGA ATTCTCAGAGGTACAGAGCAGACGTGAACCCTTTGATGAGGCCTTCAGGTCTCAAGAGCCTCTGTGAGGAAC CTCCTGAAGCCACAGAGGAAGTGATGGGAGTATTTACAAGCTACAACGGCGGCCCCGCGGCGGCCCACTGTGCCCGAGTGTCAAAGATCTCAGTGGACTCATTCGATACCTCCAGCACCTCCTCCGGGGAACGCTCCGACAACACAAACGACGGCTACGTCCTGGTCACCGCAG ATCCAGGACCGACCCAGTCTTCTGTCGCCAGCGACGCCCGTGACCCCTCAAAGCTCGTCTACGGCGAAGGTCAACTGAACAAGCAAGCGACCGACCTGCAGAATTCAG GTGACGAAGATGACGGTCCCATCTACTCCAACGTGAGCCACGACCAAGACTCTCCACCCGAGGACGACTACGATGACATCGACACCCCGCAGTAA